ACAACCTGGAAAACAACTGCAAATccaaaaggaaaaaacaaaagGATTTATCCCATCAATTTGAGAAATGAAGagttcataaataaataaataacgtTTTTACATCGCGAATCGATCGATTTAATGGGATGTGAAAGGTTCATGTGAATTCAATGAGAACTATAGTGATGACGGAGCAAGAAATTCATACAAGATTTGAGAAAATACTTTAGTATCATATTTAGGATTTGAACTTACGACCTAAAGCAATTTCAGAACACTTTATTATCACAtcctaaaatattttcttatatcaAGGGGATTCaacaattcacaaatatcaaaaaacaAAAGTTGCTTTTGCTTTATTGACACACTACGATTTTTCAATGAAGGAGATTCAATTGATGCCCTTGCCCAAGGATACATCCAtaattgaaaattatatatattcaaaactCTCTAATAACGGCATCATGTTTGGATTCTGTTGGTTGCTATGGAAAAATGCTATTATAAAGAACATACTTGTAACATaacataacaagaaaaaattgtTAGAATGAAATAGCGTTGTTATAAATGACAgttgctatagagaggtttgacagtatatttatatatacacaacttATGACTTTGATATTGATTGACAAGCCAACAAGAAAAAGTATTAGAAAATCACATAACTTAATTATGTTGTATAGAAAACATATATTAtaacataatatgaaaaagCGATTCCAGAAGAACCTGGTCATTATAGTGAAACGTTGTTATAGAAAAGCTTACAAGATCCAACGACCAAAACAGCAAAGAGTGCAAGAACAATGTGTGCTGGTTCCATTTTGTTCTTTCCTGTTAGAGGATTCAATCCTCTTCTTGTTATGTTCTTCTCAAACTTAGCCACTTTCCTCTCTGCAACTCTTTTTGATGTTGTCTGCGAATTTTtcgaagaaaaaaataaattaaacaaatCATCATCATTTTCCTGTAAATATCCAGACTAGCTAGCTTACACACATCTCGACAAAACAAATCACTGTCAGTTTTTAATAATGGTATTAGCTAGGTCACCTTGTATACGCCTCAACTAATTCCACGAAAACAAATCACTATCATTCTCctcaatttatttataataacaaaagaaaagtaattTTACCTGAGACCACAAAAGAATCTCTATTTTTTTAGATAAATATGAAGTGTTTCACCTTTCTAGTGGcttgtaatttttaaaaaattaattaagtaatttgatttttcttaacAAGAACAAGCAAAGTAATCTAATTAAATTGTACAAACAACgggaatatttttttcttttttaataaaaataaaaggacaaGGAAAAAGTAACTACAAGTCCATGATTCTAatcgatttttttttatagggAAATAGGGTGTTtgggagaatttttttttattagccAACTAGCACACACCTCAATTATTTTGTATCATTTCTCATTGGTATGAGTATTGAATATCCCTACCTTTTTGTGACTTCTGTAacttaaccccccccccccccctccaaaaaaaaattaaagaatcaaAACCCTTTCTTATCCATTGATTAAGGAAAAAGTAAACTTTTATCTAAAATTCTCAGTAGACACAAATTAGAGTACTACCAAAATCCAAATAAACGAAATTGGTTGTGGTAGTCTGACCGCCAACGATGAAATTAGGATGAACCCCCTTTGGATGATATATAAGATTTATATAACTGAATTCAACTAAATCGGAATCGAAAAGTAAAAGAATAAATTTACAACAAATGAGAGAAGAAATCCAACATAAATCCCCCccaaaaaaactagaaaaaggagaagaattgtttttaccatttttttgttcttgattttcttcaatGGCTGTGAAAGGTTGTAAGAATTTGAGAAAACCTAAGACTTACTCTgtgaaaaaagaggaagaaaaaatTACCTTTTTGTGCGTTATATTTTGTAGAAATCAAACATTACAAAAGAGGGAAAACATTCAATGCTTTGTTACTCTAATTTAATTTGGTTAAGCATTAATTGCTTTCATACTTTGATACCAAATTTAGATTATATTTCAAGTAACAatgtttaattcaaaaatgcaAAGTAGTATGAATTAAGTTGTATTCACAGTCTACTAATCGTCTACTCCAATACACATTCAATAAAATTGAAGCGATACAAATATTTTTCACAATTATGCACCGTTTTCTAACACTATATTTTTATCGAACCGCTTAaactaattaaaattatttcaattttaaacaaaGTTTCAAAATTATTAAGAGAGATTATTCAGTTAAAGATCTGTGAGATAATTTTTCGCCATTACTTTATTCACAACAATCGTCGAGTACCACCATTGTACAACCATCATTATCAACCACTATCATCATTAGTCACTATCACTAACCACACCTTCAACCATCACAATCATTAGCACTTCCAACTATCATATCACTATTAGCAACCACCAACCCATCGTTGTCATTAGCTACTACCATCAATCACCTACACCATCACGAGTTCACaaccgtcaccaccatggtcgATCACTTTCTCCATCAAAACCACCACCTTACTACCTTGTATATTGCGAATATAATATTTACATTACTTTCTTAATATAttctttaataaaaataaatattaaatatatcagAAATTGAGAAAATAACATTAATCATTCaacatttatatataaatataatattttatattcaaacatatattcaatttcacacatcttaattaattaaaaaaaaaacaaatttgttGAATATAACCTCATATGTAATGTGTTTGTAATATATAACAATTGATGAACTTATGAAAGCAAGCAAATAAAATTAACATATCATATAAGGAATGATAAAAGCTAACTATGATCAAGCAAACATGAAATGATTATAATAATCTCACCATCTTTGGTCTTTGATTTATTTTACAACATCCCACAAAAAAAGATCTAAAAAAAAAGACCAAAAGGGAAATCCACCAAAGTTACATTACATTACattattatattgcattgccTTTTCCTTTACTATTTCCATACAAACGAAAGAGACTAAAAGCAGAAATGCCAGAGAGAACTATCATACTAAGGCTCACTATTAAAGAACTTGCAATTCCTTCTCCAACTTGGTTACAAAATTTCCCATACATATTGCATATCTTCATCCATTGTAATTCTGTTTGCCCTAACTTGGCAAACACCGCCGATTGCGCGGCCGCAGCAACGGCGGTCAGTGTCAAGTAGGCCATCAACTgcaaatttgagaaaaaaatgatatttcagTGACAGATTCAGAATTTAAACTGTAGGAAAGCGTTatgcattttttaaaatgtaaatagaccaaaagaaggaatgatgtgatagaaataagaattataaaAGGGCACCCATGGGGATGAATCTTTACTAATTAACCATTTCAATAATATGGGCGATGTCGTAGTAGAAGTCATGTAGTTGGAACATTTGTTTTATTCGTTCGAGTTCTGTTTcttttttgttgaaattttagTGGTTTTAAGCATATAAATCTATGTTGAAtttgaagggaaaaaaaggTACACTAGTGGAGACATCTCTAATGATGAACTATTTCAATATTAGTATGGGTGTTGCCGTGTTACGAGACGTGATCATGAAAGTaatgataaaagaaaaagtttATATAATTGGACCATATATTCTATCCatttgagttttgattattttttgttgAGATTTTAGTCATTTCTCATATAAATCTATGTTTAATTTGGACTATGAAGTATTGACTAGTTGAATTTGGACCAAaactgttatatatatatataatgcttAGACTGGTCATAGAACAGTACATTTATTTGGGTTGTGACTCACTTCTGAAATTTGTATGAGTTATGAACTGTATGAATTTAATGATTCCACTACAAACAAAACATTGATTTTGCAGCCTTATCCTAGAAGAAATCGTTATTGCTACAACTACTCTTGTTTCCCAAGAACTATTACTACTAGACTTTAAGtttcataataattaaataagagcTATCAACAAGAGGTTTCACGCTCAAAATCTGGGCATAGGGTCACTTATTTTGGGAGATTTCCGGCCACAAATCTGAATTGATCGGATTccaatataaatattgaatactctagtgaaaaactaaaaaaaaaaaagaacataatAACTAGCAATTTGATATAAATTTACCTGATCACCAGAAAAAATAGCCCAAGCCAATGGTTTATTGAAGAGAACACTTCCTCTAATCATGCTCAAAATGCATCTTAGAACTTGCACCAATGAGTAGGCAGCAGCTAATCCATTGGCTATcactaaaaacctgcacaaatATACATAAGTCCACTTTTTAAACCTTTGAAGACTTAAAACTGGGCCAAATAATCACCGCCACAGGTTTTGAGATCCTCTGTCCTCAACCAAAAGGCTTGATATTAATTCACTTTTAACTAAAGTTTTGAGTTTGCAGCTCGAATAAGGTAAAGAGCGTTTTATATTGAGttcaactttcaaatagacTAAGTTTTCGAGTTTAAAAGTTAATAAAATCAGTCGCATTTAGTAAAGAGCGCTTTAATTCAAgtaaaacttttttaaaaaatcaaataccTCAAGTTTAAAACTCGAATAGAATTACCTTTATTATAAAGGCTTTATTTCAAATAGACTTCTACACAAGTCAAAGGTCTCGTATTCAAACCTATAATAGAAAACTTTTGAGACATACCAAAGATATTAGGGTTCAAGACTTAAATAGAGTCGTTTCTAAGAGAAAGAACCTTATTTCAAGTGGAACTTTCAGACACATGAAAGGTCTTGAGTTCGAAACTTGAATAAAGTCTCCTCTAATACATAGAGAGCTTTATTTTATGTGAAACTTTCAAACactaatttaaatttgaattaatcggaatgaaaataaatagcacatgtcaaataaattaaacaagaaaagagaaataACTTACACAAGAGCTTTCATATCAGTGAATTTAGCAATTTTCTCAATAGAGAAAAtaactttaatttgtttgtcggTCCCAATAAGAATAGCACCAAGAATTGCTAAACCAAAAATAACACACCTTAACACAAGCTCTGTAACTCTCACTCTCCTATCAATTACCTTTAAATTATTCCCATGATAAACTGGAACATTTCCAGGACTAACTCCTATTCCTAAATAACTCatcttttgtttttcttaataacacaaactcaaaagcttctttttttttttaattagctTAGAgtaaacaaacaagaaaaaggcAATTGCAATTttccaagaaaagttgaaacaTGCACTTATATAGAAAAAACTCTCACTGTACAGGGCTTCACATATTTAATGCaacattttaattattatttagaaTGAAATAGATTGTGACTTTTATGAGATATGTGGTGATGGAGCTTAGCTGCACCTTTATAGGACTCTTAGAGTGGCAAGTGTACCTAATTTAACAGAAGAcaaaaatttcattaaaaatgtttataattatatatatatatatatatatatatatatatatatatatatatattaattttttgacaaagaaTATTGCTaagcaaaaaataaatttaactttTTATACATTTACATAATCTAAGTCACTTATTAGAAAATTACAGGTAAATCTTTTGTTAAATATTACTCCCACTATtctatattaattgaatttttgagggatttttcattgttcaaaataattggaTTGTTCAAAGTTTAAGATgaatgtttgaaactttttccatatttaccctttcatttattgaagttttatattttctaggagataaatcacactgattgtaaagttatatttatgattttacaaagggcAATAGTGAAaagtatggttcaaattatgtccttgaatatttttcttaatatgtttaCATTATCTCACAAATTCAGTTAAAATATGGAATAGAGAGAGTATTTTTTCCCTCTCATAAAATGTGATggtactttctttttttgtccttcctataaaaaaatgttattttttatatttataaacacttaaactctttaaaaatattattttagtaCATTGAGTTATAATCACATAGATATTTATAGCTTGGTTTATTACTTAATGtgacaaaaaaattattccTCTCTTAGACTAGGTGGGAGAACTAAATATAATGGTAATCAACTATCTCTTACAAACTAAAATCCattcataatataaaaaatattgatagTATTATTaccatatttttattatcaataCAAATAACttgaattcaataaaattcagTAAAAGGTAGGAACGGTATAGTATGAGTTCTCTCACTCGATAGAGTAATTAACTAAGATTGTTATTAATGAgctcaaaatattaaaaaataaacacaTTAATAAGTCAAAGGAGATTCAATATTATTATAGATATacgtaaaaaataaatttaaatatatatatacatatatatatatatatataaaagtactATAATTTTCCGATCAAAGAGGATTCAATGAAACCCCGACAGCCCTTTCTAGTTCCGCCTCTGATTCCGCTCACACACAAAGCTCCACGTGTGCAATAATTGGAGATAGGAAACAAAAGCAATAAATGGAGCCCGATCAGCTTGCAATTGAATGAAGGCAATATTTCCACAATCTCATATTAGTTATTATGTTACTcttcttaaaagttaaattatgtaaattataattagtattttataaaaaaaaattcatatcaaATGAGCATAaaacaattataatttataatatttattatattttaaatatctaaattttaaatataaaatattaaatatataatttaatataattttaattaaattcaaattcaaattcagatATAAAAACATGACAATTAACTTGAAGCGGAGGGAGTAATACTGATTTTCTGGGAAGTGACAACAGTTACTTGTCCCAAGGTGCAAGGAGAGATAAGGATGAGAAATTGCCTTAAATTTTCTGCTGAATTATAGTGTGGTGAGTGACATTTATTATGACCATTATTTCATCTCCATGCATAGCAAACGGGACACAACAAGgtgtttaataaaataaaataaaaaatcttctagttttatattatttttaaaaatatatatattttgttgacAAATTATGcagtgttttttttaatttttttcattcgtGTTTGATATATTTACTTTGCAACAATAATTGATTCAGccattgaaaaattaaaaaaaaaatatcgaCTTAGATCGCATTAGATTCACACTGCATTATTATTTTACAATAATGTGTGTGTGATCACTGATCATAGGCTatggaaaaaagaaacaaaaatctCAAAGTTGCTAGAATCATAATGAAGACCACACTTGATGTTTTACTTTAATGAAAGTGGTAGGGCATTGGTTGCCAAAGTtgtgaatttttcaaaaaaataaataaattgttttatgataattttgattcaaaaaaaattatttctccttatcaaatatttttactCCATTCTCAAAGCTCagattaaaaaaagataattatgaataaattaattaatcgAACGATATATATCCGTAAAGAAATTTGGTCATCTAGCTAAATTATGCACTTATATGATTCAAAGTGTGAAGTGGAAAAGCAAATCCAGTAGCAGGTACAACTACTTCATTCCACTAGCAAAAGTGgtaaaatcaaaaagaaataattcttCCATCGATTTGATttacatatttaatttaataagatTTCTTATAAGTTGATTTAAACTACATATTAGTTCAATTTTTACTAGATTTTGCAGGTCAATAACTAACTCAAATTTAACGAGTCATATTTTCATAAGCTAATTTTGAGGCCTAATGTAAATTACTAAATTTATAGTTTTAATAAAATGGTCAACAAACATTGAATTATTACGCTTCTAACAAGTTGCCCatttgaatattattatttttagaaaataatttagttaacATTGAATTCGCACAAGGCAACAAACGACAGGTTAAGATCTTGCTATAATTATTTGACTGTTAGTCaccatcaacatcatcatttaTTTCTTAGTTCATAATTTCTAACGAGTAAAGATTATGAAAATcgataaatgataaaaaaaaaaatattagcgATCATTTATTTGGACCTTACAAAAGCCTTAGCAAAAAGAAttaatcaatatttttatttttctgtgAAGGAGTAGATAGTCAATAAAATAGAGCGCTTGAATGCTATAATAAACCACTCAACAAGACTTATAATTTGTCTATATATTGCATCTAAGTTGTCTTTTGGTGTGCTATACAcatttatgaaattataattttactatattaaactactatttttttctctcgTGTTGCCTCACTAGCTATACCTTTTCCTAAAATTAGCAAAAATATAATTGTCTCTCAATTGGTAACTAATTAGCTTAGCTTGTTGTACAAACGTTGGAGGCAAAAGTATAATTTGGAGGGGTAATTCTCTAAAACAATGTTGTGCTTGTgtctgattttttaaaaatgtattatttttgACGAATCAAACATATACTTTTTGATATTTTCGAAAAGTTCAAGCAACTAACTTGTGTTAATGCCTATGTGGCTACCACATACGTCCATGGATGTATATTAGCCAAATGTTATTCACtttcaagttaaaaaaaaagaaagaagtattgAAAATATCCTTTGAACTTGGTgtgaattattagtttcatttcCGAACTATTAACAGCCTTAAAAACACAATTTTACTTGACTAACTCAATTTAAATACACCTCCGATCTGCCACATGGCATAGCAAGTGGTCTCAAACTCTTGTAGGAGTGTGAGACTCTTAATAAAAAGCTAAGAGAAGTGTTGAAAACACCCCTAAAATTGGCGAGAATTTAGGGGTGTATTTCACCCATGTGGCGAGATCAAGGGTGTATTTAAGTTCAATTAGTCAAGTATCAGTCCTTTTAAATTTGTTAATAGTTCAGAGACGAAACTAATAATTCACGCTAAATTTAGGATATTTTCAAAACTACTCTCTTAAAAAATGTAGTGATATTCTTGGTAACTTATGTAAATTAGACCTCTTTTATGATTGTATATATAGTTGAAAGTTGAAACAATGGAATTGGGAAATGTGTCCACTTGATAAGGAACCCCATATTCAAGATTAAATTCCATATTGTTGGAACATAAATATTAATGTCAGAAAAAATGGAAATTTCAATATCATGCATTTACCTTATTCATGAAGTAAATAATACTTAACAACTATACTTGTAAATGTGAGTATTAATTGGTCCTCTTTTTTGCTTCATCTTCTGCTTTTATCCCCACATTTTAGACTCAAATTTTGTTCACACGCACAATAGATCATATGGTTCTAAAAtctctattattttttctataaattaatcATTTTTATTAGACTATAAATGTTGTGAACACAAATAACTCAAATAATGCTTAAGGTGAATGGGCCAATTAATTGGACAACCCAACAAGATATTCGTTCAAGTTTTTGTCTAAGTTGATATATATCGCGTCTCATTACGGAAACAATAGATTGTTATATATTATGAGGTAACTTAATTTATAGTGTCTGTTGTCCGATTTCCGTGCTttgtttttttatgttttattatctcatcttcttcttctggttatcttcttctttttgttattCTTTCCTTAATTAGAGTTTGCTATTATCTTATTGTTCGGATTTTTAAATGTAATTTAGGTTCAGTGAATATAaatacatttaatttttatgttgAACATTGGCTTGTTTCAATAAACCTAATGTCTTTCAATTTAGCCAAAGGTTAATCGCGAGCCTTTGCACTGTAGTCAGCTTTTTGTCCTTTATTATtagtaaattttgattttagtttTTGATATCTGATTAAGCATATTTAAGCTTCAATTGATATCCCTTTACTTGTAAAATATTTAGAACGTACTATCAACCATTTGATTATCCATGTGTTATCTTAAATTTGTATGTTTACtccatatattaaaatattataatttccTACGTAATGGAATCAAAATTACATATTTGAAAGTTAAATGTCaaaattggagacgttagtcgagcgacgttgaaaatcctaacagactccaaagcactcttggaggtcctttccttgttgctagctggtgcaagttctttcttgcctttggttgtttgttgtattgttgtaggttgctggattgattcatcaacatgcactaacaacaactacatagaagacaccacagatacaaccatcaacTCCAAGACCCCTGTCTGTCTGATGAAAAGCATCAACAGAGAGACAACATCCTTCAAAGATAGGAACTCACCAACACAGCATCCCTACACCCATACacattccatccctgcaacacctgtAGCAGCTCCACTGCTTCCAAAAACTCTTGAACCTCCTGGCTCCtttaattgttatgtgcaggcacataagataccCTCAAAGGAGCTGCTCAATCCTTCTTTGGAGAcaacaagaagctgcctacaggtttgcaacaaACCCCACAACTATCACACTTGGTTGtctctttgtttgcttgtttgtgcaggtaaacaaagtcacagacaaagggacataacaaCCACAATTGCAAGGGCCTCACCTACTCCCACCAACTCTCCATGCATACATGTTGTATAccttcaacacctgcagcagcctccTTTCATCCAAGTATTTTGGAACTCCTTGACTGCTTTCATTgttgagaagacaagaagatggagcACCAACAGACACAATGCTGAGTATACAACCTCCACTTGGAACTCTTGGCTTGCTTACTTGCTGATGTGCAAGCATATCAAACAGCAACAATGGACCCTTCCAAAGTGCAAGGCACCTTCAGACATACATTTAAGCCAGGGATTCACCCTTGGAACTCTTTCTTGGTTTAATTGTAGATGTGCAGGTACATCCCTGATCAGTCGACAACACTGGAACCACACAACCAGCTGTTCAAGTCAgggctgcaccacatacaaaatgcatgtTACACATACtctgtccctcagcttccttaactacaaccccAAGAAAGATGGCTGCTATGGCTCCATTTATTTCCTATCATTTCACCCCCTTAgctgctattgttgttgctacataactccttggacctacttggtacgatatgactaaaaagggcaaagatgaaaagaatttcctcaacccatgcgagatagaaggttcgtatacttgttcttctcaatgtagctatgcctgagtcgtagcataattgaataggactagtgtaagttactttcttgtattctcatggaaggggagagtctccctcatttatgctttcttagtcgatttgtatcaggaggagtcctctcataggtttactgctttctagttatagttagcccttttttgtatcggggatgagttagccgaccttagtaggttagccgacttatgtaccaacataggatcggaggtaaggctttatgtccccctccttgtatttttctgttttaattttatgttaaggcttgggggtgatgctcaacccctgactgtgcacgagaggtgggagcctcgtgtagagtctgttcccaaaaaaaaaaaaaaaaaaaaaaatgccaAGTCATGTATCAAAAACAAGCTTTAGTAATACTAGATTAACCTTATTGATTGTCCAACTAATAAATTTCCTTTGTTATTTCATTCAATTAATTTCTTTCAtttcttcaaaatattaatgacgTGCGTTAGCCGTTCTAGAAAATATAAAGTACTACAAAGAATTCTAGAAAACatgtaatattttcattgacaattatttttttcttaggaAATTGAGGATGAGCAACTTAGTAAAGGTAAAAGGTGTCAAAGTATTTGCAGactttttttattcttgttatcGGGCACCTCAACTAGTTCCACATGATTACTTGCTAGATACATGGTAATCGAATAACGGACGGATGTAGAATTTGATTTTTACTTAAACCAAAATTCTCACATCTTTCCATTTTAGTAAATTCGTTTATGTAAGTAaaataatcaaagcatagacaaaagaaggaataacaCAAATTTAATAGAAACAAGATTGATCATGGAATAACCTCAAACTTGCAAGCATCATGGCCTGTCAatagaaaatgacaaaaaataattaattaaattctcTTTTCAACATTTTATTATACATTACaattaattaatcatataaCTTCAAAAGAAACTATTGcatgtatacatatataataatcGTAACACCACAATTGTAAAAGTTAGTATAAGTTGCAGTTTATTCCATATCAATACAATTACAAATATACATTTTAAAAATGCTtagtatataatattttaaatctcGAGAAGAGAAAAGTGAATGGAGGGAATGCACTAGTAATAAAACTTACTTGGATCATGGGCAGTTAATAGAGCAGCAGAATTGAAGTAGCAACTAGCCCCTTTTTGTTTCATGTTTTGGTAGTAACTATTGaatgcataagaggcatgttCTTTCACAGTATTTGGGAGGTAACATGGCTGATTCTCTTGTATTTTTGAGCAATTTCCTCCATTTTTACATGCCCATTTCAGGGCTTGAACCAACTCATCATCTGGTGTTTGTTTATCAGCTATGCACCAATCATGAAACTGTCCCTCTACATACATGTACCAAAGACTACTTTAACATTTATTTAATCACAGATCTGGGGTTCAaacttcataaataaaaaatttcctTTGTCCTGACCTAGACCTAAATAAATTGATCCAGTAGGTTTCGAATACCAGATGtttaaacaaacaaaaaataggCTCTTGCTCTAATTATCGGGCTCAGCCCAAAAATAAAGTGGATACAAAGAATTTTATATAGTCGACTCTAACTTGTTCTGAACTAAAACGAAGTTGATTATTAATATGAAAGTGTgctttttttcattctttggtgGAACTAGGCTACTATATCCCATTGCCAAATCTTGACAAGTAAAATAGGGTAATAGATCTAATAGTTTGCAggcaaattatattaaattcttAGTTAGATCTAGTAATTAACAAGTTAAGATAGGTAGTTAAACAAATACTTACCAGATTTGAAGGGAACAATTGAGAAGAAGATGAGAGCAGTTAGAATCTTAATCAATCCAAATGACATTGATCTTGTATGTAAATATTTTGAACTAGACATGCTCATTACAATTTATGTAATTTGAATCCTTTGATTGAGCAAATAGTTGTATAGTGACTTAAAAAGTGTATGCAATCATATTACAAATGTCTAGTTTGCCCTCAAGTTTATTATATCAAGTATCAACACATGTTATAGGatttatattatttagtataaaGGGTCATAGTTGTCAATAGACTATAAGGCATATAATCTTTACAAGAATCAAGATCACCGACTAGAGAAGAAAACATAAAAGCTAAAAAAGTGGAAAATTCCCCTCTCTATGTGGTGGTATGTAGTGGTAGTTAATGGTGATAAATAATAATTGTGGCGGAAGCATTAGATAGTGATGGTTAACGATTAAAGGATCGTTCGGTTGAGAACAAGTTATCCTAGGATTAATTATTCTGGAATAACAAGATAAGTTGTCATACCATGTATATGAGATAACTTATTCCATCATTATGGTATAAATTGTGGGATATATAATCCAATAACTAC
This Solanum dulcamara chromosome 1, daSolDulc1.2, whole genome shotgun sequence DNA region includes the following protein-coding sequences:
- the LOC129885664 gene encoding CASP-like protein 2B1, with the protein product MSYLGIGVSPGNVPVYHGNNLKVIDRRVRVTELVLRCVIFGLAILGAILIGTDKQIKVIFSIEKIAKFTDMKALVFLVIANGLAAAYSLVQVLRCILSMIRGSVLFNKPLAWAIFSGDQLMAYLTLTAVAAAAQSAVFAKLGQTELQWMKICNMYGKFCNQVGEGIASSLIVSLSMIVLSGISAFSLFRLYGNSKGKGNAI
- the LOC129885671 gene encoding glucan endo-1,3-beta-glucosidase 4-like, which encodes MSMSSSKYLHTRSMSFGLIKILTALIFFSIVPFKSEGQFHDWCIADKQTPDDELVQALKWACKNGGNCSKIQENQPCYLPNTVKEHASYAFNSYYQNMKQKGASCYFNSAALLTAHDPSHDACKFEVIP